One Cynocephalus volans isolate mCynVol1 chromosome 7, mCynVol1.pri, whole genome shotgun sequence genomic region harbors:
- the LOC134381667 gene encoding LOW QUALITY PROTEIN: glycerol kinase-like (The sequence of the model RefSeq protein was modified relative to this genomic sequence to represent the inferred CDS: inserted 1 base in 1 codon): MGTHSGKCITAVQKYFLGSAGTRRLALQTFRSPLLRPPPSPGKPAAIAGRSEVGFRAATKKAVLGPLVGAVDQGTTSTRFLVFNSKTAELLSHHQVEIKQEFPKEGWVEQDPKEILQSVYECIEKTCEKLGQLNIDISNIKAIGVSNQRETTVVWDKLTGEPLYNAVVWLDLRTQSTVEILSKRIPGNNNFVKSKTGLPLSTYFSALKLRWLLDNVRKVQKAVEENRALFGTIDSWLIWSLTGGVNGGVHCTDVTNASRTMLFNIHSLDWDKELCDFWGIPMEILPNVWSSSEIYGLMKISHSLKAGALEGVPISGCLGNQSAALVGQMCFQDGQAKNTYGTGCFLLCNTGRKXFSEHGLLTTVAYKLGRDKPVYYALEGSVAIAGAVIRWLRDHLGIIKTSEEIEKLAKEVGTSYGCYFVPAFSGLYAPYWEPSARGIICGLTQFTNKCHIAFAALEAVCFQTREILEAMDRDCGIPLRHLQVDGGMTNNKILMQLQADILYIPVVKPSMPETTALGAAMAAGAAEGVAVWSLDPEDLSAVTMERFEPQINAEESEIRYSTWKKAVMKSMGWVTTQYPEIGIP; encoded by the exons ATGGGGACACATTCTGGGAAATGCATCACTG ctgtacaaaaatattttcttggttcTGCCGGCACGCGCCGTCTAGCCCTCCAGACTTTCCGCTCACCCCTCCTCCGTCCGCCGCCGTCACCTGGGAAACCAGCCGCGATCGCTGGCAGATCTGAAGTCGGTTTCAGGGCAGCCACGAAGAAAGCAGTTTTGGGGCCACTGGTGGGGGCGGTGGACCAGGGAACCACCTCGACGcgctttttggttttcaattcgAAAACAGCTGAACTACTTAGTCATCATCAAGTGGAAATAAAACAAGAGTTTCCAAAAGAAGGATGGGTGGAACAAGACCCTAAGGAAATTCTGCAGTCTGTCTATGAGTGTATAGAGAAAACGTGTGAGAAACTTGGACAGCTCAATATCGATATTTCCAACATAAAAGCTATTGGTGTGAGCAACCAGAGGGAAACCACTGTAGTCTGGGACAAGTTAACTGGAGAGCCTCTCTACAATGCTGTGGTGTGGCTTGATCTAAGAACCCAGTCTACCGTTGAGATTCTTAGTAAAAGAATTCCAGGAAACAATAACTTTGTCAAGTCCAAGACAGGCCTTCCACTTAGCACTTACTTCAGTGCATTGAAACTTCGTTGGCTCCTTGACAATGTGAGAAAAGTTCAAAAGGCTGTTGAAGAAAATAGAGCTCTTTTTGGGACCATTGATTCATGGCTTATTTGGAGTTTGACAGGAGGAGTCAATGGAGGTGTCCACTGTACGGATGTAACAAATGCAAGCAGGACGATGCTTTTCAATATTCATTCTTTGGACTGGGATAAAGAACTCTGCGATTTTTGGGGGATTCCAATGGAAATTCTTCCAAATGTTTGGAGTTCTTCTGAGATCTATGGCCTAATGAAAATCTCTCATAGCCtgaaagctggggccttggaAGGTGTGCCAATATCTGGGTGTTTGGGGAACCAGTCTGCTGCACTGGTGGGACAAATGTGTTTCCAGGATGGACAAGCCAAAAATACGTATGGAACAGGATGTTTCTTACTATGTAATACGGGCCGTA TATTTTCTGAACACGGCCTTCTAACCACAGTGGCTTACAAACTTGGCAGAGACAAACCAGTCTATTACGCATTGGAAGGTTCTGTAGCTATAGCTGGTGCTGTTATTCGCTGGCTAAGAGACCATCTTGGAATTATAAAGACCTCAGAGGAAATTGAAAAACTTGCTAAAGAAGTAGGTACTTCTTACGGCTGCTACTTCGTCCCAGCATTTTCAGGGTTATATGCACCTTATTGGGAGCCCAGTGCAAGAGGGATAATCTGTGGACTCACTCAGTTCACCAATAAATGCCATATTGCTTTTGCTGCATTAGAAGCTGTTTGTTTCCAAACCCGAGAGATTTTGGAAGCCATGGATCGCGACTGTGGAATTCCACTCAGACATTTGCAGGTAGATGGAGGAATGACCAACAACAAAATTCTTATGCAGCTACAAGCAGACATTCTGTATATTCCAGTAGTGAAGCCCTCCATGCCGGAAACAACTGCACTGGGTGCTGCGATGGCAGCTGGCGCTGCAGAAGGGGTCGCCGTGTGGAGTCTCGACCCCGAGGACTTGTCAGCTGTCACCATGGAGCGCTTCGAGCCTCAGATCAACGCGGAGGAAAGTGAAATTCGTTATTCTACATGGAAGAAAGCTGTGATGAAGTCAATGGGTTGGGTTACAACTCAGTATCCGGAAATTGGTATCCCATAA